ATTTTATAATTTAATGTGCTATGGGGTCTTTCGGTGTTGTAGAAACGAGTGCAGTTATCAACACTTTCACAGAATTGCCGCTCTGATTTGTAGATAATGCGATACAGTTCTTCCTTTTTAATTGACGCAAAAAACGCTTCTGCAACTACGTTGTCGTAAGGACTTCCCAACTTGGAAAATGATTGGACAACCTTGTTTATGCGAAGTAGCTTCCGCAGAGCCTTTGAGATATATTGTGCGTCCTGGTCACTATGAAGTGTTAGTTTCTGCGGATTGCCCCTTTCTTTAAATGCACGCTTAAAGGTGGAGATTATTAAGTAGGTACTGTTCTTAGATGATATCCCATATGCAATGATTTTGCGTGAGAACAAGTCTAAGAGCATACAAACATACTGATATTTATCATTAATCTTGAAGCAGGTGACATCGTTGACCTAGAAATGGTTCGGTTTTGAAACCTGAAATTGCCGTTGCAGGTGGTTTTGCTTTTTGGCAAACCGAAGGTGTTTTTTGTACTCCTTCTTAGAGTTGATGACAATGCTTTTTATTCCCATTTCCCGTATCAGCTCAGCAACGTACTTGGGAGTAGTCTTGATACCACGCTCTGATAAAACGACAGCTATTTTGTTGGCACCAAATCTTTGACGACTCTCGTCAAACACTGTTTGAATATGCTCGCGCATCTCCTCACGGCGTTTATCATAAACGGTTACTTCTTTTCGGCGGAAGATGTGATTGTAGAAAGTTCCTCGAGCAACACAGAGAGCATCGCATAAAGTGTGTACGCTGTATTGTCCATATAACTTTGAAAACTCTTGGAGCTTGTCTTGTAACGGTGAGGAAACAGTGCAGTCTACTTTCTGAAGAACCTCTACCTTTTGCTCCAGTGTGTCAATCCGCTGTTTCATTTTAATGAATTCGTTTGCGCTGACGTTATGTCCTGAGGGTGTAACCTGTGTATGATATGGTTTTAGCCATGTGTAGAAGGTACTTCGTGGAACACCGTTTTGCAGGCAGATATCAGATACAGACTCTCCGTTATAATAAAGGGCAACAAGTTTTTGTTTTTGTTCATCAGAAAATTTCATGTATATTGCCTCTACACTTTTGATTATATTTTTAGGATAATCAAAAGTGTAGAGGCAATATTAAAATTCCTCAAGTGTTTTAATAACATCATTGTGCTTTATGGAGATACTTGATATAATTAGTCAACGGTGGGCATAATGTCTGTCCATGCAATAATAAGGATGATAAAGTCGACCGTGCAGGAGGTATTCTGTGCGGTTTTTTGTTGTAGCGATAATTAGAAGTTTGGATTCGCTGGCTGGATTATAGCCACTGATTACTTCGTGATAAACGCTAGGAAGGAGACTGCTATAAATGGGCTCAATGATAACTCTTGGCATTGGACGCATGGAAATTGATTGGGGGAAAAACAACTCTTTTACCGATCACTCTGCTCTATTTAAGCCTTCTGATATAAAACATATTCCGTATTACTACGTAGATATGGATTCTAATGAGCCACTCATAGAGATGAAAGAGGGATATGCACGGAAACTGAACTGTATGAAAAAACGTTTGGATTTGCTAGGATATGACCTGTCATCTATTAGAGCTATGTTTGAAGAAACCGTACGCCAACATGAGGATTTCGGCTACAAAATAAAGCTATCATTTGATGTTTTTTACGATGTGTTGAAATCTATTGATATTTCAGAAATTGATATAATCCGGCTTTCGGTTGATTTTGAAGAGAACGGATATGATTTCGGAGAGTATGTTAGAAGGTGCATCCTTGAAGCTCCACAGATTAAAGATAAAATTATCGTGGAGTATGAGGATGATGAAGATATGGAGTATCGAAACCCTAAATACGAGGTGTCTGAGTTTTTAGAAAATCTTGCTCCCTACATCACACTCCGCATCTTAGCGGAAAACCCTAACAATGCTGATCAAGAGGTGTACTGGAGTTATGCAGATGTTGTTGACAACGGTTGGATACAACGGAGTGAAGTTATTAAAGAACTGGCGCCTGAGAAAAGAATACTGATTGTAACAGAGGGTTCCAGTGATTCTTATGTTCTTTGTAAAGCGATAGAGCAACTATATCCTGATATATCCGATTTCTTTGATTTTGTTGATATGGAAGAGAATTATCCTTTTACGGGAACTGGAAACTTATTTAACTTCTGTCTTGGACTATGCAAAATCAGGATTCAGAATAATATAATTGTAATTTTTGATAATGATACTGCTGGCCTTGAAAAATATTACAAATCACTGCATCTAAAAAAGCCAGACGCCTTTATAATAACAAAGCTCCCCAATCATTCAGAGTTTTCGAATATTCGTACTATCGGCCCACAGGGAAGTTCAAAGGAAGACATTAATGGAAGAGCCGTTGCCATTGAGTGCTTTCTTGACTTTGGTAGTGTAGAGAAATCTCCCTGTATTAGATGGACAAGCTACAATAAAAGTGAGAGAAAATACCAAGGTGAACTGGAAAGTAAGGATGATTATGTGAGAACTTTTAAACATTACGACCTTACAGATAGCTCATATGATGTGAGCAAACTGAAATTCTTGGTAGACTATATTATAAGTGAATGGATTCATCGGAAAATCACCAACTGTCAGTTTGAGAAGATTACACAAATCTAATTGTACCTTTCCATTATGTTTAGCATCCATATACACAAATGCGCAAGCAACAACTCATTCTTTCATTTCGGGCTTGGTTGTTTCCAGAGGCTATGTAGGAGATGGTGAAAAGGTATAGGAGCTATCAGGTTGATTAGTATGAATTACCAGCCCAGGTATACCAAAGCTGGATATAAATGTAGAACTGCAGAATACGGTTAGATGCATACAAGCAGGAATTTGAAAATCAGAAGACTCTCGGTTTAGCAAT
This is a stretch of genomic DNA from Anaeropeptidivorans aminofermentans. It encodes these proteins:
- a CDS encoding transposase, with protein sequence MKFSDEQKQKLVALYYNGESVSDICLQNGVPRSTFYTWLKPYHTQVTPSGHNVSANEFIKMKQRIDTLEQKVEVLQKVDCTVSSPLQDKLQEFSKLYGQYSVHTLCDALCVARGTFYNHIFRRKEVTVYDKRREEMREHIQTVFDESRQRFGANKIAVVLSERGIKTTPKYVAELIREMGIKSIVINSKKEYKKHLRFAKKQNHLQRQFQVSKPNHF
- a CDS encoding HEPN/Toprim-associated domain-containing protein; this encodes MGSMITLGIGRMEIDWGKNNSFTDHSALFKPSDIKHIPYYYVDMDSNEPLIEMKEGYARKLNCMKKRLDLLGYDLSSIRAMFEETVRQHEDFGYKIKLSFDVFYDVLKSIDISEIDIIRLSVDFEENGYDFGEYVRRCILEAPQIKDKIIVEYEDDEDMEYRNPKYEVSEFLENLAPYITLRILAENPNNADQEVYWSYADVVDNGWIQRSEVIKELAPEKRILIVTEGSSDSYVLCKAIEQLYPDISDFFDFVDMEENYPFTGTGNLFNFCLGLCKIRIQNNIIVIFDNDTAGLEKYYKSLHLKKPDAFIITKLPNHSEFSNIRTIGPQGSSKEDINGRAVAIECFLDFGSVEKSPCIRWTSYNKSERKYQGELESKDDYVRTFKHYDLTDSSYDVSKLKFLVDYIISEWIHRKITNCQFEKITQI